Genomic DNA from Nonomuraea rubra:
TGCTCCTCGTGGACGCGGGGGCCGTTCCCGGACGCGGGCATGGAGCTGGAGGTGCCGCGGGGCGAGCAGGTCACGGTGACCGTGCGCACGGGCATGTGGGGCGAGTACACCAACCGCCCGGTTCGCTGGTCCGCCGGCCTGTACGTAAGGTAGATCGTCGTGACGCAACGCACCGCCGTGGACGGCGAGCCGGTCGGCGCCGAGGCGCGCCTCATGCTGGACGCCCGCTACGGGCACTTCACCGCCATGCAGGTCAGGGACCGCCGCGTCCGCGGCCTCGACCGGCACTTCGAGCGGCTCGAAGCGGCCAACAGGGAGCTGTTCGGGGCCGAGCTGGACCGGGCGGCGGTGCTGGCCTCGATCAGGGCCGTGCTGGACGGCGGCGTGCGGGACGCCGGGCTGCGGGTGAACGTGGTGGAGTACGGCGGCCGGCCGCGGGTCGTGGCCGCCGCGTACCCGCCGCACCCGCCGCTGAAGGGCCCGCTGCACGTCACGCCGGTCGTCTACCAGCGGTACCTGCCGCACATCAAGCAGTCCTTCGGCTTCCAGCAGACCCACATCCTGCGGCAGGCCGCCCGCGAGGGCTTCGACGAGGCGCTGCTCACCACCGCCGACGGGCTGATCAGCGAGGGCGCGATCACGAACCTGGGCGGTTTCGCGGACGGCCGGCTGGTGTGGCCGGACGCGCCGATGTTGCGCGGCATCACGATGAGCCTGCTGCAGGACCTGGACGTGCCGCAGGAGCGGCGGCCGCTCAAGGTGGCCGATCTGACCGGCTTCGACCAGGTGTTCCTCTGCAACTCCTGGGGCGTGATGCCGGTCGGCGGGGTCGACGGCGTGCCACTGCGC
This window encodes:
- a CDS encoding aminotransferase class IV — its product is MTQRTAVDGEPVGAEARLMLDARYGHFTAMQVRDRRVRGLDRHFERLEAANRELFGAELDRAAVLASIRAVLDGGVRDAGLRVNVVEYGGRPRVVAAAYPPHPPLKGPLHVTPVVYQRYLPHIKQSFGFQQTHILRQAAREGFDEALLTTADGLISEGAITNLGGFADGRLVWPDAPMLRGITMSLLQDLDVPQERRPLKVADLTGFDQVFLCNSWGVMPVGGVDGVPLRQDAGLLARLTGHYESVPADPVD